AACACCAGATACCCCCGTGCCCATAGCGCCGCGGAACCACCCCTCTCCATGCCGAACAGGGTCGTGAAACACGGCAGCGCCCATGATACTCGGACCGCAGGGTCCCGGAAAAGTCGGTCAGCGCGGGGGTTTTTTCTATACTGCACCAGGGTCACAAAGTGAGCCTGTCTGGAGGGCACCGCACGCGGTGCCGCTTCCCGTGCGGGAGTAGCTCAGCTGGTAGAGCACTACCTTGCCAAGGTAGATGTCGCGAGTTCGAATCTCGTCTCCCGCTCCATCCCCGCCCCCACCCCACGGTGGGGGCTTTTGTGTTGGTGAGCGGACACTTGTTGCGATCAGTCTTCCCCTAGCAACCCACACCCAGGGTCGAATGCGCGGCGTATGCCGTCGCTGCGGCCGTCTTGTACGGTTTCTATCCAATCCGTTCTCAAGGCGGGAGAGCGCCAACAGGGGAACCCCTTCCTCGGCAACCGTTGTCTTCCTTCTCTGCCTCGCAGCTTTGCAGCTCCGCTCGGGTTGAACAGGTTTCGTCACTGCTGGACCGGCATCCGTATTGCCCCCTGGGGGCTGAGGTCACCGTGGATGGTGTGGGGTGACGCCGGAAGGCAGGCTGATGCTCACCGTAAACTCGTAGCTATTCCAGCAGTCCGGAAGCTCGGCCGTTCCTATGCTTGAAAAATCCGTTGCATTCAGGAGGCCCTATGAAGAGTACCGCTGTTCTGTCCGCCTTGCTGCTCAGTTCTCTCGCTGTCGCCGCGCCCGGAAGCTGGCGCGGCACGATCACGATGAGCGCCGCCGACTACACGCCCAACTTTCCGGGTCAGGCCAAGCCGCTCAAGGTCTTTCAGCAGATCGCTGCGGAGTACGAGAAAAAGTACCCCGGCATCAAAATTAAGTTCCACACCGAGCCGATTCCCGACACCAACACCATGATTCGGGTGAAGGCAGCGGCGGGCGACCTCTTTGACATCTACTGGGCGCAGGCGTACAGCCTGAACTCCACCCTGCCCAAGGGGGTGGCGACCGACCTCGCGCCGTATTTCCGGCAGCCCAACCCCTATATCCCCGGCAACAAGGCGTGGCAGGACGCGATGGACAAAGCGCAGCTCGCCGAAAGCCGCAGCGCGAACGGAGCCGTCTATACACTGAGCGGCGACAAGGTCGTCTACGGCATCTACTACAACAAGGACCTGTTTAAGAAAGCCGGGATCACCAAGGTGCCCACGAGCTGGACCGAGCTGATCGCCGCTTCCAAGAAGCTGAACGCGGCAGGGGTTTATCCCATGCACGCCGTGCCCGCCTACCCGTGGTGGAGCCGCCACTTCCTCTCGGACCTGTATGCCAAGGACTACGCGAAGCTCACGGGCTATGACGGGCTGCCGGGGCAGTCCCCGCTGGACGAGGCCGTCGCCATCTCCAAGGGCATCCTGACGCCGAAGGACAAGCGGTTCATGTCGTGGTGGCCGGTCATGAAGCAGTTCACCGACACCTGGCCCAAGGACTACCTGACCGCCGACCCCGCCAAGAACTACGACGCCTTTCAAGACTTCGTGGGGCAGAAGGAGGCGATGCTCTACGAGGGCAGCTACAAGGCCCGCGAGATGCAGGACGCTGGCATCAAGTTCCCGGTGGGCACCTTCAACTTTCCCAAGTTGACCAAGAAGGAAAGCCCCTACGCGACCGGGGCAAACACCGCCAACGCTTATGCGGGCACGGGCGGCTTCCAGTACGCGATGAGCACTCCGGAGTCCAACAGGTCCCTGCGCGAGAAGGGCAAGCAGCAGGCGGTGCTGGACTGGATGCGTTACTTCGGCACGCCGAAGAACCTGCAGCGCCTGACCGCCGAGCAGGGTACCTACGTCCCGACCTGGCCCGGCACGAGTGCCAAGCTGGGGGGCCTGGGCAACTTTGACAGCGGGGCGCTCGCCGCGCAGGTGAAGCTGCCCGAGCGGTCCATCGGGGTTCAGACGGCCACCGCCAACCTGGGTTGGGTGGACATGCAGCGCATCTTCGGGCTGTACCTCGGTGGCGTCATCACGCTGGCGCAGGCGGAAAAGCAGGTGCAGACCACGTTGGACCGCGCCGCCGCCGACTTCGCCCGCAAGAACAACGTGGACCTGTCCAAATACAAGTGAGGCGCGCAGCATGAGTGACCGCCCCTACCTGCTGACCACCCTCAGCCACACCTGGCCCATAGACCGGGCCGCCTGACCCCTGGGCCGGAAGTCCGCCGCCGCGCATGCTTCCGGCCCGGTCCTATTTTCCCGGAGGACCCCCATGACTGCCCTGCCCGGCACCCGCTCTGCCCCCTCCGTTTCCCAGCGCGGCCCGCTCGCCCGGCTGCGGGAGGGGTGGCCCGCCTACCTCTTTCTGCTGCCCACCTTGCTCGTCGTGGGCTATTTCTCGTACTACCCGGCTTACGTGGCGGTCACGCGGGCCTTTACCGACTGGGACGGGCTG
This genomic stretch from Deinococcus sp. HSC-46F16 harbors:
- a CDS encoding ABC transporter substrate-binding protein, with the translated sequence MKSTAVLSALLLSSLAVAAPGSWRGTITMSAADYTPNFPGQAKPLKVFQQIAAEYEKKYPGIKIKFHTEPIPDTNTMIRVKAAAGDLFDIYWAQAYSLNSTLPKGVATDLAPYFRQPNPYIPGNKAWQDAMDKAQLAESRSANGAVYTLSGDKVVYGIYYNKDLFKKAGITKVPTSWTELIAASKKLNAAGVYPMHAVPAYPWWSRHFLSDLYAKDYAKLTGYDGLPGQSPLDEAVAISKGILTPKDKRFMSWWPVMKQFTDTWPKDYLTADPAKNYDAFQDFVGQKEAMLYEGSYKAREMQDAGIKFPVGTFNFPKLTKKESPYATGANTANAYAGTGGFQYAMSTPESNRSLREKGKQQAVLDWMRYFGTPKNLQRLTAEQGTYVPTWPGTSAKLGGLGNFDSGALAAQVKLPERSIGVQTATANLGWVDMQRIFGLYLGGVITLAQAEKQVQTTLDRAAADFARKNNVDLSKYK